The proteins below come from a single Drosophila kikkawai strain 14028-0561.14 chromosome 3R, DkikHiC1v2, whole genome shotgun sequence genomic window:
- the Vps11 gene encoding vacuolar protein sorting-associated protein 11 homolog: MDKSVLEWKKANIYNTIPFTKCPNTADITCHCVNVNNAIAEQKKIRIVLCDQHGNIHVYFSDWESFSFKSQHGSDTIKLCALTSNSLLVTATQDAHYRLHIDLYDIQRLTKKQEAPIIASASYPLISTAACMTVEVIDEKILALGIGFANGDILLHYGKISRDFSGNLCRHTISSDSIIGIHFDQLSDISTQNMFITCSHGVYCFLLKDKGFIDKIFVLDNEKSHHNHCCTMRKPTCGDSHGSMLVVGREDAMYCYTRDGRGPCFAIEGTKKSLNWEGHNLIIVVKPMKSLLKLSQATLIIVDTDNKLIVFYSQIKDVFCTISEKNLFFIISCDKDYALILKQYNMSKTVGLLIYQKMYEIALRFLDREGFTSSAEASSVRFQYGNYLLHRGEISRAVQEYTKTIGFIKPYAVISKLLSSRYNDYLKDYLLELKKKKMSSHNLKLIECCSKRNQLKQKIEELKDAEAKSRLMKVILAVGLPKIYFHQTLENQCDFIEINLLNRILEYADKQQIVDFYRLFKNDGLEIFDPKSKNMLCFLYILSEHKDYCVHLLAKNVNSYSTCEDNVYYYLLILYLELWSANKINKSSVLDFLQKNSLRLEKVLVICTLFKFPCEVGEIQYKKPNENTVTNNAVNKCISKLVEKNPEVGFELNASKKTFLIMLKKSCTNKAIQALELKPLFKEGIFRDIVDSKKEINIIKDLKNTLKKSNCILSLYTNNPIEFRNDTCDICRQTLNMQSIYFLCQHTFHKECLNYNKTTCKDELKCAICNVKFTSLEEKDQQKLNSDSLSVISLISKELAGGIIKVETETTVLKSFKHKMGKNNRGEWQGKCTKNPFDSNYNL, from the coding sequence atggatAAAAGTGTGCTTGAGTGGAAAAAAGCGAACATTTACAACACCATACCCTTCACGAAATGCCCAAACACGGCAGACATAACGTGTCATTGCGTTAACGTAAACAATGCAATCGCTGAGCAAAAGAAAATTAGAATTGTTCTTTGTGACCAACATGGAAATATACATGTTTATTTTTCGGATTGGGAATCTTTTTCGTTTAAGTCTCAACACGGAAGCGACACTATCAAACTTTGTGCACTAACATCGAATAGTTTGCTGGTAACTGCAACACAGGATGCACATTATAGGCTTCATATCGACCTTTATGATATACAAAGATTAACGAAAAAGCAAGAAGCTCCTATTATTGCATCTGCATCATATCCACTCATAAGTACTGCTGCGTGCATGACTGTTGAAGTTATTGATGAAAAAATACTTGCCTTGGGCATAGGTTTCGCGAATGGAGATATTCTGTTGCATTATGGAAAAATAAGTAGAGACTTTTCTGGCAATCTTTGTCGACACACGATATCTTCAGACTCAATAATTGGAATACATTTCGATCAACTGTCAGATATATCAACTCAAAACATGTTTATAACATGTAGTCATGGTGTATATTGCTTTCTCTTAAAAGATAAAGGCTttattgataaaatatttgttcttGATAATGAAAAAAGCCACCACAATCATTGTTGTACAATGCGAAAACCTACTTGTGGAGATTCCCATGGGTCTATGTTGGTAGTTGGTCGAGAAGACGCTATGTACTGTTATACGCGTGATGGAAGGGGACCTTGTTTTGCTATTgaaggaacaaaaaaaagcttaaattgGGAAGGACATAATCTTATCATCGTCGTCAAACCGATGAAATCCCTTTTAAAGCTAAGTCAAGCTACTTTGATTATAGTGGATACcgataataaattaatagtaTTTTATAGTCAAATTAAAGATGTGTTTTGTACAATCAGTGAAAAGAATTTGTTCTTTATAATAAGCTGTGACAAAGActatgcattaattttaaagcagTATAATATGAGTAAAACAGTTGGCCTTTTAATTTACCAGAAAATGTATGAAATCGCACTGAGGTTTTTAGATCGAGAAGGCTTTACATCTTCCGCAGAGGCTTCTTCTGTGCGATTTCAATACGGAAATTATTTACTTCACAGAGGGGAAATAAGTAGAGCGGTTCAAGAATATACTAAAACAATTGGATTTATTAAGCCATATGCTGTAATTTCAAAACTTCTTTCTTCTCGATACAATGATTATCTTAAAGACTACTTacttgaattaaaaaaaaaaaaaatgtcgaGCCATAATTTGAAACTTATTGAATGTTGTTCGAAACGTAACCAGTTGAAACAGAAAATTGAGGAGCTAAAGGATGCAGAGGCAAAATCGAGGCTCATGAAAGTAATACTGGCTGTGGgattaccaaaaatatatttccatcAGACGTTGGAAAATCAATGTGACTTTATAGAAATAAATCTCTTAAATCGCATTTTGGAATATGCTGATAAACAACAAATTGTTGATTTCTATAGATTGTTTAAGAATGACGGATTGGAAATATTTGAtccaaaatcgaaaaatatgctttgttttctttacattttatcTGAACACAAAGATTATTGCGTCCACTTACTGGCAAAAAATGTTAACAGCTACTCTACCTGTGAAGATAAtgtgtattattatttactcaTTTTGTATCTTGAACTATGGAGtgccaataaaattaataaaagttcaGTTCTAGactttttgcaaaaaaatagctTACGGCTGGAAAAGGTTTTAGTCATATGCACcctttttaaatttccatGTGAAGTTGGAGaaattcaatataaaaaaCCGAATGAGAACACCGTCACAAACAACGCAGTCAATAAATGCATAAGTAAATTAGTTGAAAAGAATCCAGAAGTGGGTTTCGAATTAAATGCAAGTAAGAAAACATTTCTTATAATGTTGAAGAAGTCGTGCACAAATAAAGCAATACAGGCGTTGGAGCTTAAGCCTCTCTTTAAAGAAGGAATATTTCGTGATATAGTAGAttcaaaaaaggaaataaatataattaaggaTTTAAAAAATACGCTTAAGAAATCAAATTGCATACTTTCTCTTTATACAAACAATCCAATTGAATTTCGCAATGACACATGTGACATTTGTCGTCAAACCTTAAATATGCaatccatatattttctttgtcaACACACCTTTCATAAAGAATGcttaaactataataaaacaaCATGTAAAGACGAATTGAAATGTGCAATTTGCAATGTAAAATTTACTTCCCTGGAAGAAAAAGACCAGCAAAAGTTAAATTCAGATTCCTTAAGTGTTATTTCATTGATTTCAAAAGAACTGGCTGGAGGAATAAtaaaagtagaaacggaaacaacggttttaaaatcttttaaacaTAAGATGGGTAAAAACAATCGCGGAGAATGGCAAGGAAAATGCACTAAAAATCCATTTGATTCCAATTATAATTTGTag
- the LOC121502098 gene encoding uncharacterized protein: MAKEVRRRGEVRIGWTRCSCFRCLERGHIAIRCKSPVDKSGCCIKCGEAGHKAVACKKELASSGEANFRPGSKSSQAGSGGTGIPKTSGAGPADADRSREVAADVAILSEPYRVSVRGEWDKDRSGKAALWLC, translated from the exons ATGGCAAAGGAAGTCAGACGGCGCGGCGAGGTCCGCATAGGTTGGACCAGGTGTAGCTGCTTCAGATGCCTGGAGCGTGGGCACATCGCCATCAGGTGTAAGAGCCCGGTGGACAAGAGCGGCTGCTGCATCAAGTGCGGCGAAGCAGGCCACAAGGCCGTTGCCTGCAAAAAGGAGCTAGCGAGTTCCGGAGAGGCAAACTTTCGACCCGGCAGCAAAAGCAGTCAGGCCGGTAGTGGCGGTACCGGTATTCCAAAGACC AGCGGCGCAGGACCTGCTGACGCAGACAGATCGCGCGAGGTAGCGGCGGATGTGGCCATActcagcgagccatacagGGTAAGCGTGAGAGGAGAGTGGGACAAGGACCGCTCTGGCAAGGCGGCTCTTTGGCTCTGCTGA